The Sediminitomix flava genome includes a window with the following:
- a CDS encoding S8 family peptidase, with product MKNSIIKLGISVLIGLIIFSCSPTEEIKFNETVDPDLASIVEDNYVVFLKESSTSNARQSRLSYIERQEVMTEDAGNFASEFKLSKLNVNKVYGGVLNGFSVKIQDKSTLEQITNDPRVLRVIKDEIITLNKPTTNDEVSASSTQTIPWGITRVNGGVNYTGSNVAYVMDSGIDLDHPDLNVDETLGFNAFTRGRDGRSLDDLDGHGTHVAGTIAAINNDIGVIGVAAGATVVPIKVLNSRGSGSYSGIIAGIDFVAANGSVGDVANMSLGGGGYTPLDDAVTLAAQSSGVKFILAAGNEAQDASNVSPARAEGTNVFTISASDINDNFASFSNYGAPVDWCAPGVNILSTFPGGRYVSYNGTSMAAPHAAGIYLLGAAKVSGTVNNDPDGNPDPIISR from the coding sequence ATGAAAAATTCAATTATTAAACTTGGCATCTCGGTACTTATAGGCTTGATTATTTTTTCATGTTCGCCCACTGAAGAAATCAAATTCAACGAAACGGTTGATCCAGATTTAGCAAGTATTGTTGAGGACAATTATGTTGTGTTTTTAAAGGAAAGTTCAACTTCCAATGCAAGACAATCTCGCCTTTCATATATCGAAAGACAGGAGGTTATGACTGAGGATGCTGGTAATTTTGCCTCAGAGTTCAAGCTATCAAAGCTTAATGTGAACAAAGTTTATGGAGGGGTATTGAACGGCTTCTCTGTTAAAATTCAAGACAAATCAACTCTAGAGCAAATTACGAATGATCCAAGAGTTTTAAGAGTAATAAAAGATGAAATAATAACGCTTAATAAACCAACAACCAATGATGAGGTAAGTGCTTCTTCTACGCAAACCATTCCTTGGGGAATTACAAGAGTAAATGGAGGTGTAAACTACACAGGTAGTAATGTTGCTTATGTGATGGACTCTGGTATTGATTTAGACCATCCTGATCTTAATGTTGATGAAACTTTGGGTTTCAACGCTTTCACTAGAGGTAGAGACGGACGTTCGTTGGATGACTTAGATGGTCATGGAACTCATGTAGCAGGTACGATAGCTGCTATCAATAATGATATTGGTGTAATAGGTGTGGCAGCAGGTGCTACAGTTGTTCCTATAAAAGTGCTAAATTCTAGAGGTAGTGGTTCTTACTCTGGTATTATTGCAGGTATTGACTTTGTTGCAGCCAATGGTAGTGTTGGCGATGTAGCAAATATGAGCCTTGGTGGAGGTGGTTATACTCCTCTTGACGATGCCGTAACACTTGCTGCACAATCTTCTGGCGTGAAATTTATCTTAGCAGCAGGAAATGAAGCACAAGATGCAAGTAATGTTTCACCTGCTCGTGCAGAAGGTACAAATGTTTTTACAATCTCTGCTTCAGATATAAATGATAACTTTGCTTCTTTCTCTAATTACGGAGCTCCAGTAGATTGGTGTGCACCAGGTGTTAATATTCTATCTACCTTCCCAGGTGGACGTTATGTTTCTTATAATGGGACATCAATGGCTGCGCCACATGCTGCTGGAATTTACTTATTAGGAGCTGCTAAAGTTTCTGGTACTGTGAATAACGACCCTGATGGTAATCCTGATCCAATAATCAGTAGATAG
- a CDS encoding alpha/beta hydrolase fold domain-containing protein codes for MRKIFKSLEQIKRSVLTLFAMASVATISYAQESIPSDVDIRNYAASTVSESWENIFKNTPNPAAGPTAPAADNIEGWKQLNAIMSKVAFGREADVKEKYQITVEEQKIGGIRVLEITPKGWKEDGKRLIYTHGGGYTMFSADNTITSAALAANATGMRVISIDYTVAPNAQWKDITGEVVNVFKGLNAQGFTMENIGIFGDSAGGGLVGGSVLRLRDEGLGMPAVVVLWSPWADITETGDTYMTLKHAESNYVYKKVLGPSADAYADPKDQKHPYVSPVYGDFTKGFPPTLIQGGTREIFLSNFIRLYQAIDMAGQNVTLDIYEGMPHVFQIKSTESTETKVAVEKMAKYIQKYIN; via the coding sequence ATGAGAAAAATATTCAAATCACTAGAACAAATTAAAAGATCAGTTTTAACCTTATTTGCTATGGCCTCTGTTGCTACAATATCTTATGCACAAGAATCTATACCATCTGATGTTGATATAAGAAATTATGCTGCTTCAACCGTTTCTGAAAGTTGGGAAAATATCTTTAAAAATACACCTAACCCAGCTGCGGGACCAACTGCACCTGCTGCTGATAATATTGAAGGTTGGAAGCAATTGAATGCCATAATGTCTAAAGTAGCATTTGGAAGAGAAGCAGATGTGAAAGAAAAATATCAAATCACTGTTGAGGAACAAAAAATTGGAGGCATTCGAGTTTTAGAAATTACACCGAAAGGATGGAAGGAAGACGGAAAACGTTTGATTTATACTCATGGTGGTGGCTACACAATGTTTAGTGCTGATAACACAATCACAAGTGCGGCCCTTGCTGCTAATGCTACAGGAATGAGAGTGATCTCGATTGATTATACAGTTGCTCCAAATGCACAATGGAAAGATATTACAGGTGAAGTAGTGAATGTTTTCAAAGGTTTGAATGCACAAGGATTCACTATGGAAAACATCGGTATTTTCGGTGACTCTGCGGGCGGAGGTCTTGTAGGAGGATCTGTGTTGAGATTAAGAGATGAAGGTCTTGGTATGCCTGCTGTGGTTGTGCTATGGTCTCCTTGGGCAGATATCACTGAAACAGGAGATACATATATGACGCTCAAACATGCCGAATCAAACTACGTTTATAAAAAAGTATTAGGACCTTCGGCTGATGCTTATGCAGATCCAAAAGATCAAAAGCATCCTTATGTTTCTCCAGTCTATGGTGATTTTACAAAAGGTTTCCCACCTACATTAATCCAAGGAGGTACTAGAGAAATCTTCCTAAGTAACTTTATCCGTTTATACCAAGCAATTGATATGGCTGGTCAAAATGTAACTTTGGATATTTATGAAGGAATGCCTCACGTATTCCAAATTAAATCTACTGAATCAACTGAAACTAAAGTTGCTGTAGAAAAAATGGCAAAGTATATTCAGAAGTATATAAATTAA
- a CDS encoding alpha/beta fold hydrolase: protein MMKYQKKSEIINGINLKYVYEGEGPAVLLLHGFPDSADLWENQIGPLVEAGFSVIAPDQRGFGDSELLEGVEHYTIDKIAADALALMDHLGVQKARLVGHDFGAFVGWYLATVHADRFECYMPLSVGHPNSYAKAGIRQKQLGWYALFYQFEGIAETMLAKDDWALFRAFVENHPEVETWITALSRPRRMTAGLNWYRANFMAAFSGELPLPNATIPVQAVWSTGDMALAEEQMAGTAEFVDGDFKYHTFEGVSHWITMDASDKLNPIILDFIKEYKG, encoded by the coding sequence ATGATGAAATATCAAAAAAAATCAGAAATTATTAATGGCATTAATCTTAAGTATGTTTATGAAGGCGAAGGTCCAGCGGTATTATTATTACATGGATTTCCAGACTCAGCAGATTTATGGGAAAATCAAATAGGTCCATTAGTAGAAGCAGGTTTTTCAGTAATTGCTCCTGATCAACGTGGATTTGGTGATAGTGAGTTATTAGAAGGTGTTGAGCATTATACAATAGATAAAATTGCCGCTGATGCATTAGCATTGATGGATCATTTAGGGGTTCAAAAAGCAAGATTAGTGGGGCATGATTTCGGAGCATTTGTTGGTTGGTATTTGGCCACTGTTCATGCAGATCGTTTTGAGTGTTATATGCCATTATCTGTAGGTCATCCAAACTCTTACGCAAAGGCGGGAATCCGTCAAAAACAATTAGGTTGGTATGCATTATTCTATCAGTTTGAAGGAATTGCTGAAACCATGTTAGCGAAAGATGATTGGGCTTTATTCAGAGCATTTGTAGAAAATCACCCTGAAGTAGAAACGTGGATTACAGCGCTTTCTCGCCCAAGAAGAATGACAGCAGGTCTAAACTGGTATAGAGCTAATTTTATGGCGGCATTTTCGGGAGAATTACCATTACCAAATGCAACAATCCCTGTACAAGCTGTGTGGAGTACAGGAGATATGGCATTAGCTGAAGAACAAATGGCTGGAACAGCTGAATTTGTTGACGGCGACTTTAAGTATCATACATTTGAAGGAGTGAGCCACTGGATTACCATGGACGCTTCAGATAAGTTAAATCCAATTATTTTGGATTTTATCAAAGAGTATAAAGGGTAA
- a CDS encoding carbohydrate porin: MKSIIKPISKSLLILICITGAFINQSYAQNKQKDIRYDADTLPHYPNLEGLTPEQPRDIKTDLNHSFPEPGAIVNMNIGPYFKWKEGLYERTGIQIGASYHNVFSIVPQSHLKFPQMGNTAGAGVFAMDFKWTPINKGKDWEGSLNVVMDVRHGYGDISPMFILVSTGIGGGVDMTNVWSGATLPFVFWEQKFKKDRAWIRAGYISPLGVLDFNRFKDNRVAFSNSANTVPWHVLPMGASSVGVAFNWKPIADSELYVSGIVQDNNQIGGIIDWGGLRHGTVVAGLEVGKHWVRGANDFDHLHATVMWTDRAAETLYSDFSEPGWSVKVHGSKQWGNVVGFANGAWSNITGGAAGAATLSDIVASAGVALLQPFNIQGELNFAINYSRINPVNADKLNNPTTEDEKFLSTLLGPLRTEGQWQAEVYWKMLLFPDMWLTPGAQFVMNPSFNPANNFVFAPTIKARYFF, from the coding sequence GTGAAATCTATTATAAAACCAATTAGCAAGTCTCTGTTGATATTAATATGTATCACGGGAGCTTTTATCAATCAATCTTATGCTCAAAACAAACAAAAGGATATAAGATACGATGCAGATACGCTACCACATTATCCTAATCTTGAGGGCTTAACACCAGAACAGCCTAGAGATATTAAAACAGATTTGAATCATAGCTTTCCAGAACCAGGAGCTATCGTCAATATGAATATTGGGCCTTATTTTAAATGGAAAGAAGGGTTGTATGAAAGAACGGGTATCCAAATTGGAGCCAGTTATCACAATGTTTTTTCTATTGTTCCTCAATCACATTTAAAATTCCCTCAGATGGGAAATACTGCTGGCGCTGGTGTATTTGCCATGGATTTTAAATGGACACCAATTAATAAAGGAAAAGATTGGGAAGGTAGTCTTAATGTCGTAATGGATGTTAGACATGGATATGGTGATATCTCGCCAATGTTTATTTTGGTATCCACAGGTATAGGTGGTGGTGTTGATATGACCAACGTTTGGAGTGGAGCTACTTTACCATTCGTATTCTGGGAGCAAAAGTTTAAAAAAGACCGTGCTTGGATTAGAGCAGGTTATATTTCTCCACTAGGCGTTTTAGACTTTAACCGATTCAAAGATAACCGAGTAGCCTTTTCGAATAGTGCTAACACAGTGCCTTGGCATGTTTTACCAATGGGTGCATCTTCAGTAGGTGTTGCCTTTAACTGGAAACCAATCGCAGATTCAGAACTTTATGTTTCAGGTATTGTACAAGATAACAACCAGATTGGTGGTATCATTGACTGGGGTGGATTAAGACACGGAACAGTGGTTGCTGGTTTAGAAGTAGGTAAGCACTGGGTGCGTGGAGCAAACGATTTTGACCACTTACATGCTACAGTAATGTGGACGGATAGAGCTGCAGAAACATTGTATTCAGATTTTTCTGAGCCAGGTTGGTCAGTGAAAGTACACGGTAGTAAGCAATGGGGAAATGTAGTAGGTTTTGCCAATGGTGCTTGGAGTAATATTACTGGTGGTGCAGCAGGTGCCGCAACTTTATCAGATATCGTAGCATCCGCAGGTGTTGCTCTATTACAACCTTTTAATATTCAAGGTGAATTAAACTTTGCAATAAACTATTCAAGAATCAACCCTGTAAATGCAGATAAACTGAATAACCCGACTACAGAGGATGAGAAATTCCTAAGTACTTTGTTGGGGCCACTACGTACAGAAGGTCAATGGCAAGCAGAAGTATATTGGAAAATGCTACTGTTCCCAGATATGTGGTTAACACCAGGTGCTCAGTTTGTAATGAACCCATCGTTCAACCCAGCAAACAACTTCGTATTTGCACCAACAATCAAAGCGAGATACTTCTTTTAA